The Enterobacter asburiae genomic sequence CGGCGTTTGAACGTGCGCCGAAGACCGTGGGGGAAACCGCGCCCGCCCCCGTCGCCGCCCCGGGCGCTACGGGGCTGCGGATCCTGCTGGCTGAAGATAACCTCGTTAATCAGAAAGTTGCCGCGCGCCTGCTGGAACGCCTCGGCCATACCTGTCAGATCGTCGACAACGGCGTCGCGCTGCTTGAACGCTGGCGCGCGGGCGAGTGGGACGTTCTGCTGATCGATCTTCAGATGCCCGAGATGGACGGCGAGACCGCCATTCGCCTGCTTCGTGAGGAGGAACGCTCCCGGGCAGAACCGGCTCAGCCCGCCGTCGCCATGACCGCACACGCCATGCAGGGGGATAAGGAGCGCTGTCTTAACATGGGCTTCGACGGCTATATTGCCAAGCCCATCAGCCAGGAGCGTCTCGCTGAGGAGATAGCTCGCGTGCTCGAGCATCATGATGATTCCTCCGTTTTTCCTGATGAAGCTCGCCTGATGAAACAGTGCGCTGACGACCCTGCCCTGGTTCAGGAGCTGCTGGCCCTGTTTGGCGAAGGGCTGGAGGAGGCCATGAAAAGCCTCACCCGGGCTATCGAAAGCGATAACCGTGAAGCGCTGCGCCGCACGGCCCACAAGCTGCGCGGAGAAGCCGTCACGCTGGATTTCGGGCTTCTCGCCCGTCAGCTGCAGGCGCTGGAGAGCGAGGCGCACACGCAGGACAGGCAACAGCTTGCAACGCTAAACGAGCGTCTTCAAATGGAATCGCAGCGCCTGATGGCGTGGCTCAACGCGCGAGGGGTAAACGAACCATGACCCGTAGCTGCGCGCTGCTCTTTGCGCTGTTTATTCCACCGCTGGCGGCGAACCCGGTACCGGTCAGCTGGTCACTTGCTGGCACCTGGCGGGTTCAGGACGCCAACGACGGCACGCCTCCTTCCGCGTCAGGCTGGCGCGGGCTGAAAGTTCCCGCCAACTGGTACAGCGCGGGGTACGATCATCAGGGCGCGCTGTGGTATAAGCACGCCTTTACGCTACCCCTTCAACCGCCCGACGTGATGAGCACCCTGGTATTTGACGGCGTCGATTACCTTGCCGATGTTACGCTGAACGGCCAGCCGCTGGGCAAGCACGAGGGCTATTTTCAACGCTTTTCGCTGGATGCCAGCGCCGCGTTACAACGTCACAACCAGTTAGTGGTTCGGGTGGATAGCCCTTACGAAGATCCGCACAAGGTCTGGCCGCTGCATAAAACGCTCATGAAGGGGATTCTTAATCAGCATGATACGCGTCCCGGCGGCGCCTGGTCGGCGGAAGGACAGGACGCCAACTCTGGCGGAATTTGGGCACCGGTCAGGCTGCATCTGAGCCGGGGCGCCACCCTTGATGAAATCATCCTGCGGCCTGACTGGTCGCAGGGGCTGAAAAGCCCTGCATTGAAGGCTGAGATTCGCTATCGCGCACTTGGGAAGGGACAGGCTACCGCGCGACTCACCGCCACGCCCGCCAATTTCAGCGGTAAACGCTTCCAGGCAGATTTTCCGGTTACCCTGGAAAACGGCGCCCATTCCGCTCGTGTCACGCTGCCCATGCCTGCGGCAAAACTGTGGTGGCCGATCGGCACCGGGAAACCCCATCTGTACACGGTTCGCGTCTCATTACGGGATGAGAAAGGGTTAATGGATACGGCGGTCACCCGCACCGGACTGCGCAAGATCGTTGAGCAGCCAGGCAACAAAGGCTGGCTCATTAACGACAGACGCCTTTTTGTTAAGGGCAGCAATTACATCGGCTCTCCCTGGCTCGGCACCATGACGCGAGAAAAATATCGTCGCGATCTTCGTCTGGCAGAAGCCATGAACGCCAACGCCATTCGCGTGCACGGACACGTTGCCGGGCGCGCGCTGTATGACGTTGCCGATGAGATGGGCATGATGATCTGGCAGGATGTTCCGCTGCAGTGGGGCTACGTCAGCAGCGACGCCTTTACCAAAAATGCGGTTCGACAGACTCGGGAGATGATCGAACAGTTTGGCAACTCACCCGCCATCATCGTCTGGGGAGGCCATAACGAACCGCCCTGGAATTCGCCCTGGATGGAAAAACGCTTCCCGGACTGGAACAAAAACCTCAACCGCGAGCTCACGCAGCGGGTAGCGGATACGCTTGCCGAAGATACCTCCCGCATCGTGCATCGCTTTTCCGCCGTTGAGGAGCACTACTGGGCGGGCTGGTATTTCGGTAGCGTACGTGACCTGCTGACGCCGGCCAAAACGGGGATCATCACCGAGTTTGGCGCGCAGGCGCTGCCCCGCTTGTCCACGCTAAAAACCATCATCCCGGCTGCGCAACTCTGGCCAAAAACCACCGCCGCTGACGATCCCGGCTGGAGCGTCTGGAAATACCATAACTTCCAGCCCTTTCAGACGTTTAAATTTGCCGGTATTCCGCGCGGAAACACCATTCAGGAAATGATCCGTAATACCCAGGCGTATCAGTCTCAGCTCGTCGCCACGGCGGCCGAGAGCTATCGCCGACAGCGCTACCAGCCGGTGACGGCCCTGTTTCACTTTATGTTCGTCGAGACCTGGCCCTCCATCAACTGGGGCGTGGTGGACTATCTGCGTAAGCCTAAAGCCGGTTTTTACGCGTTAAAACGCGCATACCAGCCGGTTCTGCCTTCTATTGAACCGGTCA encodes the following:
- a CDS encoding glycoside hydrolase family 2 protein, with translation MTRSCALLFALFIPPLAANPVPVSWSLAGTWRVQDANDGTPPSASGWRGLKVPANWYSAGYDHQGALWYKHAFTLPLQPPDVMSTLVFDGVDYLADVTLNGQPLGKHEGYFQRFSLDASAALQRHNQLVVRVDSPYEDPHKVWPLHKTLMKGILNQHDTRPGGAWSAEGQDANSGGIWAPVRLHLSRGATLDEIILRPDWSQGLKSPALKAEIRYRALGKGQATARLTATPANFSGKRFQADFPVTLENGAHSARVTLPMPAAKLWWPIGTGKPHLYTVRVSLRDEKGLMDTAVTRTGLRKIVEQPGNKGWLINDRRLFVKGSNYIGSPWLGTMTREKYRRDLRLAEAMNANAIRVHGHVAGRALYDVADEMGMMIWQDVPLQWGYVSSDAFTKNAVRQTREMIEQFGNSPAIIVWGGHNEPPWNSPWMEKRFPDWNKNLNRELTQRVADTLAEDTSRIVHRFSAVEEHYWAGWYFGSVRDLLTPAKTGIITEFGAQALPRLSTLKTIIPAAQLWPKTTAADDPGWSVWKYHNFQPFQTFKFAGIPRGNTIQEMIRNTQAYQSQLVATAAESYRRQRYQPVTALFHFMFVETWPSINWGVVDYLRKPKAGFYALKRAYQPVLPSIEPVTPQWKSGTAATVRLWAINDTWKRCSECRLSWRITQRAKVLAKGTMTMTIPADSGTMVKTLTATPVGQDEVSITFAIENKAGKRVGENQRT